Proteins from a single region of Bdellovibrio bacteriovorus HD100:
- a CDS encoding patatin-like phospholipase family protein, whose translation MSSLGLVLSGGGARGAYQAGVINALAEISRQEGIAYPFSYYTGVSAGAINTAFLTTADNCHIGNATAKLTELWTGISAEQVYVSDIFSLSKGGLQWLMDLSMGGMKKSSPHRSLLETKPLHELIRKNCDFNNIQKNIDAKRFRAVAISALDYFTTSTVTFIQGEDNIPTWTRVRKVGLTEKITADHVIASASIPLLFPPTTVDGRFFGDGSIRNQSPCAPAIYMGARKLIAIGVRKKQDICFASKHVNTHEPPSIARVVSVILNTVMMDGLEADIERLERINLNLQKISASELEHVSVKPIRHLWISPSIDLGEIASMKTENLPPMIRYLLRGLGTLQEASEIASFLLFEKSYSADLIEIGYKDGINVREQVVRLLHDD comes from the coding sequence TTGTCTTCCCTCGGTCTTGTCCTATCCGGTGGCGGCGCACGCGGCGCCTATCAAGCCGGAGTTATCAACGCGCTGGCAGAAATCAGCCGGCAAGAAGGTATTGCTTATCCTTTTTCTTATTACACCGGAGTCAGCGCCGGAGCCATCAACACCGCCTTCTTAACCACGGCCGACAACTGCCATATTGGCAATGCGACAGCCAAACTCACGGAGCTCTGGACCGGCATCAGTGCGGAACAGGTTTATGTCAGCGATATTTTTTCGCTGTCCAAAGGAGGCCTTCAGTGGCTGATGGATCTTTCCATGGGAGGAATGAAAAAATCCTCACCCCATCGCTCGCTGCTCGAGACCAAACCGTTGCACGAGCTCATCAGAAAAAACTGTGACTTTAACAATATTCAAAAAAATATCGACGCCAAAAGATTCCGGGCGGTGGCAATCTCGGCTCTGGACTATTTCACCACCTCAACCGTCACCTTCATTCAAGGCGAGGACAACATCCCCACCTGGACCCGCGTGCGCAAAGTCGGACTCACTGAAAAGATCACCGCGGATCATGTCATAGCCTCGGCGTCGATTCCCCTGTTGTTTCCGCCCACCACCGTGGACGGCAGATTTTTTGGTGACGGCAGTATTCGCAACCAGTCCCCTTGTGCGCCGGCCATTTACATGGGCGCGCGCAAACTGATCGCCATTGGGGTGCGAAAAAAACAGGACATCTGTTTTGCCTCAAAGCATGTGAACACCCATGAGCCCCCCTCCATCGCCCGGGTCGTCAGCGTTATACTGAACACTGTCATGATGGATGGTCTGGAGGCCGACATTGAACGCCTTGAAAGGATTAATTTAAATCTGCAAAAAATTTCTGCCAGCGAGCTGGAGCATGTATCGGTAAAGCCCATAAGACACTTGTGGATTTCACCCTCTATTGACCTGGGTGAAATCGCTTCGATGAAAACAGAAAACCTGCCCCCGATGATTCGCTATCTGCTGCGGGGCCTGGGCACTTTGCAGGAAGCCAGCGAGATTGCCAGCTTTCTGTTGTTTGAAAAATCCTATTCGGCAGATCTGATAGAAATTGGATACAAGGATGGCATCAATGTCCGGGAGCAGGTTGTTCGCCTGCTCCATGATGACTAG
- a CDS encoding YceI family protein → MLKTVFAAFVFVVAAHAQAADVYKIDTKASTVAWKGTKKVGDSHNGGISVKEGQVTVDKGQLTGGSVVVDMTTITNEDVKDAGYNKKLVGHLSTEDFFNAGKFPTSTFKITSVAPSKNKGEVLVKGDFTMIGGTHPIEFPAKVTVDKGVATGEAVVKIDRTKWGLKYGSGNFFKELAGDKIINDEFELTLKLVAKK, encoded by the coding sequence ATGCTTAAAACTGTTTTTGCTGCGTTCGTATTTGTAGTTGCTGCTCATGCACAAGCGGCTGATGTTTATAAAATTGATACCAAGGCCAGCACTGTGGCATGGAAAGGCACCAAGAAAGTGGGCGACTCCCACAATGGTGGTATCTCCGTGAAAGAAGGCCAAGTGACTGTCGATAAAGGTCAGTTGACTGGTGGTAGCGTGGTTGTTGACATGACTACAATCACAAACGAAGACGTGAAAGATGCGGGTTATAACAAAAAGCTGGTAGGTCACTTGTCCACTGAAGATTTCTTCAACGCCGGCAAGTTCCCCACGTCCACTTTCAAGATCACGTCCGTGGCTCCATCCAAAAACAAAGGTGAAGTTCTGGTGAAAGGTGATTTCACAATGATCGGTGGCACACACCCTATTGAGTTCCCTGCAAAAGTGACTGTTGATAAAGGTGTTGCAACGGGTGAAGCTGTTGTGAAAATCGACCGCACCAAATGGGGTCTGAAATACGGTTCTGGCAACTTCTTCAAAGAACTTGCGGGTGACAAAATCATCAACGACGAGTTCG